CGCTGCGGATGCTGATGACGCAGCTCACTGGTCTCAACTGAGACCAGTGAAGATTAAAGTGAGCAAATTAAAAATTAAAGTGGACTACGAGATTGAAGAACCGGCAGTTGCTTTTGAAAAGCTCCAGGTATGGAAGCGTGCCTGCCGGTTAACGGTATCTCTATACAAGGCGTTGGAGAATTGCCCGGATCGATCGCTAAAGGATCAGATGACCAGGGCTTCGGTCTCAATCGCGTCTAATATTGCGGAGGGATACGAGCGAAATAGTCCGAAAGACTTTGTTCGGTTTTTACGCATTGCGAAGGGCTCCACGGGTGAACTGCGCACTCAGCTTTACCTCGCTCAATCACTTGGCTTCGCCTCCAAAACCGATGTAGATGCCTTAGTCAGCGAATGCCGGGAAATTTCAGCCATGCTCCAAGGC
The genomic region above belongs to Cerasicoccus sp. TK19100 and contains:
- a CDS encoding four helix bundle protein encodes the protein MKIKVSKLKIKVDYEIEEPAVAFEKLQVWKRACRLTVSLYKALENCPDRSLKDQMTRASVSIASNIAEGYERNSPKDFVRFLRIAKGSTGELRTQLYLAQSLGFASKTDVDALVSECREISAMLQGFIKSIQSRQE